CGTGCTGGGGTCGGCGCCCCCGCCGACCCCATTCGTTCGCACTGAACAGTCACTCTTTAATGAGACGGTTTCAACGACGCTCCGACCGGCGAGGCGCCGGTCGGGACACGCGGGGGCGCGCGTGCTCCCCATCTCCCACTTTCAGTTGTGACTCAGAGGCAGGGTTTCAACGACGAGCTGCAACGGCGGCTGGGTTTGCTGCGCGCGCAAAGCCTGTTTCGCGAACTCCGCCGCGTGGACTCGCCGCAATCCACGCACATCGAAATCCAGGGCCGGTCTTTGCTGAACTTTTCTTCCAACGACTATCTGGGCCTGGCCAACGATCCTCGCCTCAAGGAGGCCGCCATGCGCGCGACTGAGAAATTCGGCGCCGGCGCGGGGGCGGCGCGGCTGATTTGCGGTTCGCTTGCGCCCCACCACGAACTGGAAGGCGCCCTCGCTTCTTTCAAAGCATGCGAAGCCGCGTTGATCTTCTCCTCCGGCTACGCCACGGCGATGGGGGTCATTTGCGCTCTTCTGGAAAAGGACGATGTAATGGTCATCGACAAACAAGTCCATGCCTGCATCGTGGATGCGGCGAAATTGTGCGGCGCCAAACTGCGTGTCTTCGCGCACAACGACCTCGACGATCTTGAACGCATCCTGAAGTGGGCTGACCGCCGCAACGCCCAGAACCCCGCCGCTCGCCGCCCGCACATCCTCATCGCCACCGAGAGCGTGTTTTCGATGGACGGCGGCCACGCCCCGCTCGATCGCATCGTTGAACTCAAGGAAAAATACGGCGCCTGGCTGATGGTCGATGAAGCGCACGCGACCGGGCTTTATGGCGCTCATCGCCGGGGATTGATTGAAGATTTCGGTGTCGCCGACCGCGTTGAAATTCAAATGGGCACGCTCGGCAAGGCACTCGGAGTCGCGGGCGGTTATATTTGCGGCGCGCGGGTTCTGATCGATTATCTCGTGAATCGGGCGCGGACCTTCATCTTTTCAACCGCCCCGGCGCCCGGCGGGTCGGCGGCGGCCACGGCAGCGATTCAAGTCGTGCAATCGCACGACGGAGATGCTCGCTGCCGGCAGCTCTGGGAGAGGGTGGGGCAGATAGCGGGAATCCGGAAGAAGGTTTGCCCAACGCTTTCCTCCCATCCAGCGCCATTGGAAAGTCCCGGCGCTTCTCTCTCACCCCCCCCCTCTCCCGCTGGGAGAGGGGGGACAACCCCGGAGAACACCAAGAAACCGCACGCCAGCGCCATCATTCCCGTCTTGATCGGTGATGAAGCCAAGGCCGTCGAGATTTCCCGCGCTCTGCTGGCCGCAGGAATCTACGTCCCGGCGATTCGTTATCCGACCGTTCGGCGCGGCCAGGCGCAGTTGCGGCTGACGTTGACCGCCAGTCACACGGCCGAAGAGGCGTCGCGTTTGCTGGCAACTCTTTCTAATCTCAAATCTCAAATCTGAAATTTGAAATCCTCAATGCACAAGCTGGCTCGCCTGGACCGCGCTTACGTCTGGCATCCGTTCACCCAGATGCGCGACTGGCTCAAGCGCGAGCCGATCGTGATCGTCTCCGGCGACGGCGCGGTGCTTCGGGACGCGCGCGGGAAAGAGTATCTCGACGCCAACGCGTCGATCTGGACCAATCTTCACGGCCACAACCATCCCGCGATCAACGCGGCCATTGGGAAGCAGCTCGCGAAGATTGCGCACTCGTCCGCGCTGGGGCTGGCCAATGAGCCGGCATCGCTGCTGGCGGAAAAGCTGGTTCAGAGTGCGGAGTGCGGAGTGCGGAGTGCGGAATCTAACCAGAGCGTCACACGGGCAAGCAATCCGGAATCCGCAATCCGCAATCCGCAATTAGGACGCGTTTTCTTCTCGGACGACGGGGCGACGGCGATGGAGGTCGCGTTAAAACTGGCTTACGAATTTGCCCGGCGGGCCCAAGGCGTGCGTTCGCCGAAGTTCCTTTCGCTACGCGGCGCATACCACGGCGACACAGTTGGCGCGGTCAGCCTCGGAAATATCGATTTG
The Verrucomicrobiota bacterium DNA segment above includes these coding regions:
- a CDS encoding 8-amino-7-oxononanoate synthase — encoded protein: MTQRQGFNDELQRRLGLLRAQSLFRELRRVDSPQSTHIEIQGRSLLNFSSNDYLGLANDPRLKEAAMRATEKFGAGAGAARLICGSLAPHHELEGALASFKACEAALIFSSGYATAMGVICALLEKDDVMVIDKQVHACIVDAAKLCGAKLRVFAHNDLDDLERILKWADRRNAQNPAARRPHILIATESVFSMDGGHAPLDRIVELKEKYGAWLMVDEAHATGLYGAHRRGLIEDFGVADRVEIQMGTLGKALGVAGGYICGARVLIDYLVNRARTFIFSTAPAPGGSAAATAAIQVVQSHDGDARCRQLWERVGQIAGIRKKVCPTLSSHPAPLESPGASLSPPPSPAGRGGTTPENTKKPHASAIIPVLIGDEAKAVEISRALLAAGIYVPAIRYPTVRRGQAQLRLTLTASHTAEEASRLLATLSNLKSQI